One window from the genome of Osmerus eperlanus chromosome 1, fOsmEpe2.1, whole genome shotgun sequence encodes:
- the ubap2a gene encoding ubiquitin-associated protein 2a isoform X5, whose translation MMTSLGGDKARGPRDKALPASTHITQPQKQLQATAEQIRLAQMIYDKNDADFEGKVNQLMEVTGKNQDECMVALHDCNEDVNRAINFLLESTSDTTSWETVGKKKPLVKDGPSEGKENKENREKRAEREGSRGRGGANRRGKGASRNRQGRPEENGVEVAPVERVESSAERGRRGRGRGECIGCPFGSSGPVHALFGQGSGGRGRGRGPPVSRFSAQGMGTFNPADYTSERSTGTTQGEAWETGANNNSTDGTGVGATRVAWRSTMDDWAAEDWSEDVSFSETKVFTSSCAPAAENHITTRQSVDLATLLQKPVGVRGEEGGIKAPSAQNLVFTNSHHHHTPAQTRNGTGMSTGTTSYAHAALSSVLGAGFGDLGQSKRSQSSPGAQILEQLKGPGLGPLPSSQAPPPSTQLGSPLGRLPGLGAHGAPPSTSSWDIKGSEPSASQFSREFALQPEPSLVLSQLRHSGPPLPLACQPQPPTSSAPSQQTAASAEVSAATTSPAQEGPLLTASGGSKTAPSVGPDPQGSNTPQQQRAQLKVQKRRIPPSSKIPSSAVEMPGSADVPGLNLQFGALDFGSESALPDFGSADNCGGVGSRESPPVPAPAPQNQSSLYSKPHSESLVGPLSSSEPIYPSPSVSMPSLAPSLLGTASSVAPHSSSSSTPSSVPSSSPFVSAGSDYDCGVAPHSRLAFSQSKENPGPVMNGLNGVRSTAALDKHGSATFTVRSVALSLPAPSVASTPKSESPASLSLSTSSAPPAHMPPSHSAALSSLATDMTSASLAQLNSHVSSSHSSVSALGSSSLTYTSVDSNVSSLAPLSGSSFSSAPPPSAHLVNSSISQLGHMSSMMSGAGGVHAALGLGPNGTSSNLNTPRTAPLLSSSTGKAPPNLSQGVPPLLPNQYIMGPGGLLPAYPQIYGYEDLHMLQSRLPMPSLQDYYGITFPGPTALSGRDGSLANNPYSGEVTKFGRGDSTSPAPPTSLSAPQPPQGQNQGQSQPQPPQPQGQPQGQHHSSQQAFLPPGYSYTGLPYYAGMPSAVPSAAFQYAPTMFVPPGSQGPSSAKQHGMGLGLGNPSASPFQQQQQQQQASSYGQHTFSSGYEDLTQGPAGGDYSKGYSNSSQTQAKSTATGPGKGVSVTSSNSGVPDISGTVYNKTQSFDKQGFHAGTPPPFNLPSALGGPGPLNPGGAPGGYAPAPFLHILPAHQQQHSQLLHHHLAQDGQGGPSQRGQSSSMQQKSQVNKSSYGSSPYWAN comes from the exons AACCGGgagaagagggcagagagagagggcagccgGGGGCGAGGGGGCGCCAACCGGAGGGGCAAAGGGGCCAGTCGCAACCGACAAG GGCGGCCGGAGGAGAACGGCGTGGAGGTGGCCCcagtagagagggtggagagctcGGCTGAGCGAGGCCGCAGGGGAAGAGGGCGAGGTGAGTGCATAGGCTGCCCCTTCGGCAGCTCAGGCCCCGTACACGCTCTCTTTGGCCAAG gaTCGGGAGGCcgaggtagaggcagggggcCACCAGTGAGCAGGTTCTCTGCCCAGGGAATGGG gaCCTTCAACCCAGCGGACTACACCTCAGAAAGAAGCACGGGGACCACACAGGGAGAAGCGTGGGAGACAGGggccaacaacaacagcacagaTGGGACAGGTGTGGGCGCCACACGG GTTGCCTGGAGAAGCACTATGGACGACTGGGCAGCCGAGGACTGGAGCGAGGACGTAAGT ttctCTGAGACCAAAGTGTTCACCTCCTCCTGTGCGCCTGCTGCTGAGAACCACATCACAACTCGGCAAAG tGTGGACCTGGCTACCCTGCTGCAGAAGCCTGTGGGGgtacgaggagaggaggggggtatcAAAGCCCCCTCGGCCCAGAACTTGGTCTTCACCaactcccaccaccaccacaccccggCCCAAACCCGCAACGGGACGGGCATGAGTACAGGCACCACCAGCTACGCACACGCTGCCCTG tccTCGGTGCTGGGCGCAGGGTTCGGGGACCTGGGCCAGTCCAAGAGGAGTCAGTCCAGTCCTGGCGCCCAAATCCTGGAGCAGCTCAAGGGGCCGGGCCTGgggcccctgccctcctctcaggCCCCTCCACCCAGCACACAGCTGGGCAGCCCCCTGGGGAGGCTGCCTGGGCTGGGGGCTCACGGGGCCCCACCCTCCACGTCCAGCTGGGATATTAAGGGCTCGGAGCCCAGCGCCTCCCAGTTTAGCC GGGAGTTTGCCCTGCAGCCCGAACCCTCCCTGGTGCTGAGCCAGCTGAGACACTccggcccccccctgcccctggccTGCCAGCCGcagccccccacctcctccgccccctcccagcAGACTGCGGCCAGTGCCGAGGTCTCCGCCGCCACCACCTCGCCCGCCCAGGAAGGACCCTTGCTCACGGCCAGCGGCGGCTCCAAGACTGCCCCCAGCGTAGGGCCGGACCCTCAGGGCAGCAACACGCCGCAGCAGCAGCGGGCACAGCTAAAGGTTCAGAAACGAAGGATACCTCCCTCTTCTAAG ATCCCCTCCTCCGCGGTGGAGATGCCCGGCTCGGCTGACGTCCCCGGCCTCAACCTGCAGTTCGGGGCCCTGGACTTTGGCTCGGAGTCGGCGCTGCCGGACTTTGGCTCGGCGGACAACTGCGGTGGTGTGGGGTCCAGGGAGTCCCCCCCTGTCCCGGCACCAGCCCCCCAGAACCAGAGCAGCCTCTATTCCAAACCCCACAG TGAGTCTTTAGTTGGCCCACTCTCTTCCTCGGaacccatctacccctccccGTCGGTGTCAATGCCCAGCCTCGCCCCCTCCTTGCTGGGCACGGCCAGCTCCGTggccccccactcctcctcctcctccaccccctcctcggtcccctcctcctcgcccttcGTCTCAGCGGGGAGCGACTATGACTGTGGCGTGGCTCCTCACTCACGTCTGGCCTTCTCTCAGAGCAAAGAGAACCCAGGACCGGTCATG AATGGTCTGAATGGTGTAAGGAGCACAGCTGCTCTCGACA AACACGGCTCCGCGACTTTCACCGTGCGTTCTGTCGCTCTCTCCCTGCCAGCCCCGTCAGTGGCGTCCACACCAAAGTCCGAGTCTCCGGCGTCTCTGAGCCTCAGCACCAGCAgtgccccccccgcccacatgcccccctcccacagcgctgcgctctccaGCCTGGCGACCGACATGACCTCGGCCAGCCTAGCACAACTCAACAG CCATGTCAGTAGTAGTCATTCCTCAGTCTCAGCTCTCGGATCCAGCTCCCTCACG TACACCAGTGTGGACAGCAACGTGAGCTCTCTGGCGCCCCTATCAGGCTCCTCCTTCTCGTCAGCTCCGCCTCCCTCAGCCCACCTGGTCAACAGTAGCATCAGCCAGCTGGGTCACATGAGCAGCATGATGAGCGGGGCCGGGGGGGTTCATGCCGCCCTGGGCCTGGGCCCGAACGGAACCAGCTCCAATCTCAACACCCCCAGGACCGCcccgctgctctcctcctccactg ggaaAGCTCCCCCTAACTTGTCCCAGGGGGTTCCCCCGCTGCTGCCCAACCAGTACATCATGGGTCCAGGAGGGCTGCTGCCAGCCTACCCA CAGATCTACGGATATGAGGACCTCCACATGTTACAGTCCAGACTGCCAATG cCCTCTTTGCAGGATTACTATGGAATCACATTCCCTGGCCCCACAGCTCTCTCTGGTAGAGATGGAAGCCTTGCCAATAACCCTTACTCGG GTGAAGTCACAAAGTTTGGCCGCGGTGACtccacctccccagccccccccaccagcctgtccgccccccagcccccccagggcCAGAACCAGGGCCAgagccagccccagcccccccagccccagggccAGCCCCAGGGCCAGCACCACAGCAGCCAGCAGGCCTTCCTGCCTCCGGGCTACAGCTACACGGGCCTGCCCTACTACGCCGGCATGCCCAGCGCCGTGCCCAGCGCAGCCTTCCAGTACGCCCCCACCATGTTCGTGCCCCCGGGCAGCCAGGGCCCGTCGTCTGCCAAGCAGCATGGCATGGGCCTTGGCCTGGGGAACCCGTCGGCCAGCCCCtttcagcagcaacagcagcaacagcaggccAGCAGCTACGGCCAGCACACCTTCAGCTCag GGTACGAGGACCTGACCCAGGGGCCAGCAGGAGGGGACTACAGCAAAGGCTACAGCAACTCCTCCCAGACACAGGCCAAATCTACTGCTACAGGCCCTGGAAAAG GTGTCTCTGTGACATCAAGCAACTCTGGAGTGCCAGACATCAGTGGAACTGTTTACAACAAGACCCAG TCCTTTGATAAGCAGGGTTTCCATGCAGGGACCCCCCCACCCTTCAACCTGCCGTCAGCACTGGGGGGCCCGGGGCCCCTCAACCCTGGAGGAGCCCCTGGAGGCTACGCTCCGGCCCCcttcctccacatcctccccgCCCACCAGCAACAACACTCCCAGCTGCTGCACCACCACCTGGCCCAGGacggacag GGCGGACCAAGTCAACGTGGCCAGTCCAGCAGCATGCAGCAGAAGAGCCAGGTCAACAAGTCCAGCTATGGCAGCTCCCCATACTGGGCCAACTGA
- the ubap2a gene encoding ubiquitin-associated protein 2a isoform X6 — MMTSLGGDKARGPRDKALPASTHITQPQKQLQATAEQIRLAQMIYDKNDADFEGKVNQLMEVTGKNQDECMVALHDCNEDVNRAINFLLESTSDTTSWETVGKKKPLVKDGPSEGKENKENREKRAEREGSRGRGGANRRGKGASRNRQGRPEENGVEVAPVERVESSAERGRRGRGRGECIGCPFGSSGPVHALFGQGSGGRGRGRGPPVSRFSAQGMGTFNPADYTSERSTGTTQGEAWETGANNNSTDGTGVGATRVAWRSTMDDWAAEDWSEDVSFSETKVFTSSCAPAAENHITTRQSVDLATLLQKPVGVRGEEGGIKAPSAQNLVFTNSHHHHTPAQTRNGTGMSTGTTSYAHAALSSVLGAGFGDLGQSKRSQSSPGAQILEQLKGPGLGPLPSSQAPPPSTQLGSPLGRLPGLGAHGAPPSTSSWDIKGSEPSASQFSREFALQPEPSLVLSQLRHSGPPLPLACQPQPPTSSAPSQQTAASAEVSAATTSPAQEGPLLTASGGSKTAPSVGPDPQGSNTPQQQRAQLKVQKRRIPPSSKIPSSAVEMPGSADVPGLNLQFGALDFGSESALPDFGSADNCGGVGSRESPPVPAPAPQNQSSLYSKPHSESLVGPLSSSEPIYPSPSVSMPSLAPSLLGTASSVAPHSSSSSTPSSVPSSSPFVSAGSDYDCGVAPHSRLAFSQSKENPGPVMNGLNGVRSTAALDTPSVASTPKSESPASLSLSTSSAPPAHMPPSHSAALSSLATDMTSASLAQLNSHVSSSHSSVSALGSSSLTYTSVDSNVSSLAPLSGSSFSSAPPPSAHLVNSSISQLGHMSSMMSGAGGVHAALGLGPNGTSSNLNTPRTAPLLSSSTGKAPPNLSQGVPPLLPNQYIMGPGGLLPAYPQIYGYEDLHMLQSRLPMPSLQDYYGITFPGPTALSGRDGSLANNPYSVFFPLLSQRDSGEVTKFGRGDSTSPAPPTSLSAPQPPQGQNQGQSQPQPPQPQGQPQGQHHSSQQAFLPPGYSYTGLPYYAGMPSAVPSAAFQYAPTMFVPPGSQGPSSAKQHGMGLGLGNPSASPFQQQQQQQQASSYGQHTFSSGYEDLTQGPAGGDYSKGYSNSSQTQAKSTATGPGKGVSVTSSNSGVPDISGTVYNKTQSFDKQGFHAGTPPPFNLPSALGGPGPLNPGGAPGGYAPAPFLHILPAHQQQHSQLLHHHLAQDGQGGPSQRGQSSSMQQKSQVNKSSYGSSPYWAN; from the exons AACCGGgagaagagggcagagagagagggcagccgGGGGCGAGGGGGCGCCAACCGGAGGGGCAAAGGGGCCAGTCGCAACCGACAAG GGCGGCCGGAGGAGAACGGCGTGGAGGTGGCCCcagtagagagggtggagagctcGGCTGAGCGAGGCCGCAGGGGAAGAGGGCGAGGTGAGTGCATAGGCTGCCCCTTCGGCAGCTCAGGCCCCGTACACGCTCTCTTTGGCCAAG gaTCGGGAGGCcgaggtagaggcagggggcCACCAGTGAGCAGGTTCTCTGCCCAGGGAATGGG gaCCTTCAACCCAGCGGACTACACCTCAGAAAGAAGCACGGGGACCACACAGGGAGAAGCGTGGGAGACAGGggccaacaacaacagcacagaTGGGACAGGTGTGGGCGCCACACGG GTTGCCTGGAGAAGCACTATGGACGACTGGGCAGCCGAGGACTGGAGCGAGGACGTAAGT ttctCTGAGACCAAAGTGTTCACCTCCTCCTGTGCGCCTGCTGCTGAGAACCACATCACAACTCGGCAAAG tGTGGACCTGGCTACCCTGCTGCAGAAGCCTGTGGGGgtacgaggagaggaggggggtatcAAAGCCCCCTCGGCCCAGAACTTGGTCTTCACCaactcccaccaccaccacaccccggCCCAAACCCGCAACGGGACGGGCATGAGTACAGGCACCACCAGCTACGCACACGCTGCCCTG tccTCGGTGCTGGGCGCAGGGTTCGGGGACCTGGGCCAGTCCAAGAGGAGTCAGTCCAGTCCTGGCGCCCAAATCCTGGAGCAGCTCAAGGGGCCGGGCCTGgggcccctgccctcctctcaggCCCCTCCACCCAGCACACAGCTGGGCAGCCCCCTGGGGAGGCTGCCTGGGCTGGGGGCTCACGGGGCCCCACCCTCCACGTCCAGCTGGGATATTAAGGGCTCGGAGCCCAGCGCCTCCCAGTTTAGCC GGGAGTTTGCCCTGCAGCCCGAACCCTCCCTGGTGCTGAGCCAGCTGAGACACTccggcccccccctgcccctggccTGCCAGCCGcagccccccacctcctccgccccctcccagcAGACTGCGGCCAGTGCCGAGGTCTCCGCCGCCACCACCTCGCCCGCCCAGGAAGGACCCTTGCTCACGGCCAGCGGCGGCTCCAAGACTGCCCCCAGCGTAGGGCCGGACCCTCAGGGCAGCAACACGCCGCAGCAGCAGCGGGCACAGCTAAAGGTTCAGAAACGAAGGATACCTCCCTCTTCTAAG ATCCCCTCCTCCGCGGTGGAGATGCCCGGCTCGGCTGACGTCCCCGGCCTCAACCTGCAGTTCGGGGCCCTGGACTTTGGCTCGGAGTCGGCGCTGCCGGACTTTGGCTCGGCGGACAACTGCGGTGGTGTGGGGTCCAGGGAGTCCCCCCCTGTCCCGGCACCAGCCCCCCAGAACCAGAGCAGCCTCTATTCCAAACCCCACAG TGAGTCTTTAGTTGGCCCACTCTCTTCCTCGGaacccatctacccctccccGTCGGTGTCAATGCCCAGCCTCGCCCCCTCCTTGCTGGGCACGGCCAGCTCCGTggccccccactcctcctcctcctccaccccctcctcggtcccctcctcctcgcccttcGTCTCAGCGGGGAGCGACTATGACTGTGGCGTGGCTCCTCACTCACGTCTGGCCTTCTCTCAGAGCAAAGAGAACCCAGGACCGGTCATG AATGGTCTGAATGGTGTAAGGAGCACAGCTGCTCTCGACA CCCCGTCAGTGGCGTCCACACCAAAGTCCGAGTCTCCGGCGTCTCTGAGCCTCAGCACCAGCAgtgccccccccgcccacatgcccccctcccacagcgctgcgctctccaGCCTGGCGACCGACATGACCTCGGCCAGCCTAGCACAACTCAACAG CCATGTCAGTAGTAGTCATTCCTCAGTCTCAGCTCTCGGATCCAGCTCCCTCACG TACACCAGTGTGGACAGCAACGTGAGCTCTCTGGCGCCCCTATCAGGCTCCTCCTTCTCGTCAGCTCCGCCTCCCTCAGCCCACCTGGTCAACAGTAGCATCAGCCAGCTGGGTCACATGAGCAGCATGATGAGCGGGGCCGGGGGGGTTCATGCCGCCCTGGGCCTGGGCCCGAACGGAACCAGCTCCAATCTCAACACCCCCAGGACCGCcccgctgctctcctcctccactg ggaaAGCTCCCCCTAACTTGTCCCAGGGGGTTCCCCCGCTGCTGCCCAACCAGTACATCATGGGTCCAGGAGGGCTGCTGCCAGCCTACCCA CAGATCTACGGATATGAGGACCTCCACATGTTACAGTCCAGACTGCCAATG cCCTCTTTGCAGGATTACTATGGAATCACATTCCCTGGCCCCACAGCTCTCTCTGGTAGAGATGGAAGCCTTGCCAATAACCCTTACTCGG TATTTTTTCCCCTCTTATCCCAACGCGATTCAGGTGAAGTCACAAAGTTTGGCCGCGGTGACtccacctccccagccccccccaccagcctgtccgccccccagcccccccagggcCAGAACCAGGGCCAgagccagccccagcccccccagccccagggccAGCCCCAGGGCCAGCACCACAGCAGCCAGCAGGCCTTCCTGCCTCCGGGCTACAGCTACACGGGCCTGCCCTACTACGCCGGCATGCCCAGCGCCGTGCCCAGCGCAGCCTTCCAGTACGCCCCCACCATGTTCGTGCCCCCGGGCAGCCAGGGCCCGTCGTCTGCCAAGCAGCATGGCATGGGCCTTGGCCTGGGGAACCCGTCGGCCAGCCCCtttcagcagcaacagcagcaacagcaggccAGCAGCTACGGCCAGCACACCTTCAGCTCag GGTACGAGGACCTGACCCAGGGGCCAGCAGGAGGGGACTACAGCAAAGGCTACAGCAACTCCTCCCAGACACAGGCCAAATCTACTGCTACAGGCCCTGGAAAAG GTGTCTCTGTGACATCAAGCAACTCTGGAGTGCCAGACATCAGTGGAACTGTTTACAACAAGACCCAG TCCTTTGATAAGCAGGGTTTCCATGCAGGGACCCCCCCACCCTTCAACCTGCCGTCAGCACTGGGGGGCCCGGGGCCCCTCAACCCTGGAGGAGCCCCTGGAGGCTACGCTCCGGCCCCcttcctccacatcctccccgCCCACCAGCAACAACACTCCCAGCTGCTGCACCACCACCTGGCCCAGGacggacag GGCGGACCAAGTCAACGTGGCCAGTCCAGCAGCATGCAGCAGAAGAGCCAGGTCAACAAGTCCAGCTATGGCAGCTCCCCATACTGGGCCAACTGA
- the ubap2a gene encoding ubiquitin-associated protein 2a isoform X1: MMTSLGGDKARGPRDKALPASTHITQPQKQLQATAEQIRLAQMIYDKNDADFEGKVNQLMEVTGKNQDECMVALHDCNEDVNRAINFLLESTSDTTSWETVGKKKPLVKDGPSEGKENKENREKRAEREGSRGRGGANRRGKGASRNRQGRPEENGVEVAPVERVESSAERGRRGRGRGECIGCPFGSSGPVHALFGQGSGGRGRGRGPPVSRFSAQGMGTFNPADYTSERSTGTTQGEAWETGANNNSTDGTGVGATRVAWRSTMDDWAAEDWSEDVSFSETKVFTSSCAPAAENHITTRQSVDLATLLQKPVGVRGEEGGIKAPSAQNLVFTNSHHHHTPAQTRNGTGMSTGTTSYAHAALSSVLGAGFGDLGQSKRSQSSPGAQILEQLKGPGLGPLPSSQAPPPSTQLGSPLGRLPGLGAHGAPPSTSSWDIKGSEPSASQFSREFALQPEPSLVLSQLRHSGPPLPLACQPQPPTSSAPSQQTAASAEVSAATTSPAQEGPLLTASGGSKTAPSVGPDPQGSNTPQQQRAQLKVQKRRIPPSSKIPSSAVEMPGSADVPGLNLQFGALDFGSESALPDFGSADNCGGVGSRESPPVPAPAPQNQSSLYSKPHSESLVGPLSSSEPIYPSPSVSMPSLAPSLLGTASSVAPHSSSSSTPSSVPSSSPFVSAGSDYDCGVAPHSRLAFSQSKENPGPVMNGLNGVRSTAALDKHGSATFTVRSVALSLPAPSVASTPKSESPASLSLSTSSAPPAHMPPSHSAALSSLATDMTSASLAQLNSHVSSSHSSVSALGSSSLTYTSVDSNVSSLAPLSGSSFSSAPPPSAHLVNSSISQLGHMSSMMSGAGGVHAALGLGPNGTSSNLNTPRTAPLLSSSTGKAPPNLSQGVPPLLPNQYIMGPGGLLPAYPQIYGYEDLHMLQSRLPMPSLQDYYGITFPGPTALSGRDGSLANNPYSVFFPLLSQRDSGEVTKFGRGDSTSPAPPTSLSAPQPPQGQNQGQSQPQPPQPQGQPQGQHHSSQQAFLPPGYSYTGLPYYAGMPSAVPSAAFQYAPTMFVPPGSQGPSSAKQHGMGLGLGNPSASPFQQQQQQQQASSYGQHTFSSGYEDLTQGPAGGDYSKGYSNSSQTQAKSTATGPGKGVSVTSSNSGVPDISGTVYNKTQSFDKQGFHAGTPPPFNLPSALGGPGPLNPGGAPGGYAPAPFLHILPAHQQQHSQLLHHHLAQDGQGGPSQRGQSSSMQQKSQVNKSSYGSSPYWAN; this comes from the exons AACCGGgagaagagggcagagagagagggcagccgGGGGCGAGGGGGCGCCAACCGGAGGGGCAAAGGGGCCAGTCGCAACCGACAAG GGCGGCCGGAGGAGAACGGCGTGGAGGTGGCCCcagtagagagggtggagagctcGGCTGAGCGAGGCCGCAGGGGAAGAGGGCGAGGTGAGTGCATAGGCTGCCCCTTCGGCAGCTCAGGCCCCGTACACGCTCTCTTTGGCCAAG gaTCGGGAGGCcgaggtagaggcagggggcCACCAGTGAGCAGGTTCTCTGCCCAGGGAATGGG gaCCTTCAACCCAGCGGACTACACCTCAGAAAGAAGCACGGGGACCACACAGGGAGAAGCGTGGGAGACAGGggccaacaacaacagcacagaTGGGACAGGTGTGGGCGCCACACGG GTTGCCTGGAGAAGCACTATGGACGACTGGGCAGCCGAGGACTGGAGCGAGGACGTAAGT ttctCTGAGACCAAAGTGTTCACCTCCTCCTGTGCGCCTGCTGCTGAGAACCACATCACAACTCGGCAAAG tGTGGACCTGGCTACCCTGCTGCAGAAGCCTGTGGGGgtacgaggagaggaggggggtatcAAAGCCCCCTCGGCCCAGAACTTGGTCTTCACCaactcccaccaccaccacaccccggCCCAAACCCGCAACGGGACGGGCATGAGTACAGGCACCACCAGCTACGCACACGCTGCCCTG tccTCGGTGCTGGGCGCAGGGTTCGGGGACCTGGGCCAGTCCAAGAGGAGTCAGTCCAGTCCTGGCGCCCAAATCCTGGAGCAGCTCAAGGGGCCGGGCCTGgggcccctgccctcctctcaggCCCCTCCACCCAGCACACAGCTGGGCAGCCCCCTGGGGAGGCTGCCTGGGCTGGGGGCTCACGGGGCCCCACCCTCCACGTCCAGCTGGGATATTAAGGGCTCGGAGCCCAGCGCCTCCCAGTTTAGCC GGGAGTTTGCCCTGCAGCCCGAACCCTCCCTGGTGCTGAGCCAGCTGAGACACTccggcccccccctgcccctggccTGCCAGCCGcagccccccacctcctccgccccctcccagcAGACTGCGGCCAGTGCCGAGGTCTCCGCCGCCACCACCTCGCCCGCCCAGGAAGGACCCTTGCTCACGGCCAGCGGCGGCTCCAAGACTGCCCCCAGCGTAGGGCCGGACCCTCAGGGCAGCAACACGCCGCAGCAGCAGCGGGCACAGCTAAAGGTTCAGAAACGAAGGATACCTCCCTCTTCTAAG ATCCCCTCCTCCGCGGTGGAGATGCCCGGCTCGGCTGACGTCCCCGGCCTCAACCTGCAGTTCGGGGCCCTGGACTTTGGCTCGGAGTCGGCGCTGCCGGACTTTGGCTCGGCGGACAACTGCGGTGGTGTGGGGTCCAGGGAGTCCCCCCCTGTCCCGGCACCAGCCCCCCAGAACCAGAGCAGCCTCTATTCCAAACCCCACAG TGAGTCTTTAGTTGGCCCACTCTCTTCCTCGGaacccatctacccctccccGTCGGTGTCAATGCCCAGCCTCGCCCCCTCCTTGCTGGGCACGGCCAGCTCCGTggccccccactcctcctcctcctccaccccctcctcggtcccctcctcctcgcccttcGTCTCAGCGGGGAGCGACTATGACTGTGGCGTGGCTCCTCACTCACGTCTGGCCTTCTCTCAGAGCAAAGAGAACCCAGGACCGGTCATG AATGGTCTGAATGGTGTAAGGAGCACAGCTGCTCTCGACA AACACGGCTCCGCGACTTTCACCGTGCGTTCTGTCGCTCTCTCCCTGCCAGCCCCGTCAGTGGCGTCCACACCAAAGTCCGAGTCTCCGGCGTCTCTGAGCCTCAGCACCAGCAgtgccccccccgcccacatgcccccctcccacagcgctgcgctctccaGCCTGGCGACCGACATGACCTCGGCCAGCCTAGCACAACTCAACAG CCATGTCAGTAGTAGTCATTCCTCAGTCTCAGCTCTCGGATCCAGCTCCCTCACG TACACCAGTGTGGACAGCAACGTGAGCTCTCTGGCGCCCCTATCAGGCTCCTCCTTCTCGTCAGCTCCGCCTCCCTCAGCCCACCTGGTCAACAGTAGCATCAGCCAGCTGGGTCACATGAGCAGCATGATGAGCGGGGCCGGGGGGGTTCATGCCGCCCTGGGCCTGGGCCCGAACGGAACCAGCTCCAATCTCAACACCCCCAGGACCGCcccgctgctctcctcctccactg ggaaAGCTCCCCCTAACTTGTCCCAGGGGGTTCCCCCGCTGCTGCCCAACCAGTACATCATGGGTCCAGGAGGGCTGCTGCCAGCCTACCCA CAGATCTACGGATATGAGGACCTCCACATGTTACAGTCCAGACTGCCAATG cCCTCTTTGCAGGATTACTATGGAATCACATTCCCTGGCCCCACAGCTCTCTCTGGTAGAGATGGAAGCCTTGCCAATAACCCTTACTCGG TATTTTTTCCCCTCTTATCCCAACGCGATTCAGGTGAAGTCACAAAGTTTGGCCGCGGTGACtccacctccccagccccccccaccagcctgtccgccccccagcccccccagggcCAGAACCAGGGCCAgagccagccccagcccccccagccccagggccAGCCCCAGGGCCAGCACCACAGCAGCCAGCAGGCCTTCCTGCCTCCGGGCTACAGCTACACGGGCCTGCCCTACTACGCCGGCATGCCCAGCGCCGTGCCCAGCGCAGCCTTCCAGTACGCCCCCACCATGTTCGTGCCCCCGGGCAGCCAGGGCCCGTCGTCTGCCAAGCAGCATGGCATGGGCCTTGGCCTGGGGAACCCGTCGGCCAGCCCCtttcagcagcaacagcagcaacagcaggccAGCAGCTACGGCCAGCACACCTTCAGCTCag GGTACGAGGACCTGACCCAGGGGCCAGCAGGAGGGGACTACAGCAAAGGCTACAGCAACTCCTCCCAGACACAGGCCAAATCTACTGCTACAGGCCCTGGAAAAG GTGTCTCTGTGACATCAAGCAACTCTGGAGTGCCAGACATCAGTGGAACTGTTTACAACAAGACCCAG TCCTTTGATAAGCAGGGTTTCCATGCAGGGACCCCCCCACCCTTCAACCTGCCGTCAGCACTGGGGGGCCCGGGGCCCCTCAACCCTGGAGGAGCCCCTGGAGGCTACGCTCCGGCCCCcttcctccacatcctccccgCCCACCAGCAACAACACTCCCAGCTGCTGCACCACCACCTGGCCCAGGacggacag GGCGGACCAAGTCAACGTGGCCAGTCCAGCAGCATGCAGCAGAAGAGCCAGGTCAACAAGTCCAGCTATGGCAGCTCCCCATACTGGGCCAACTGA